One Candidatus Methylomirabilota bacterium genomic region harbors:
- the fetB gene encoding iron export ABC transporter permease subunit FetB: MSAPASVIDLSYWQVGVALVLVAVVIAISIRQSLGLERDLLLGSLRTIVQLYAVGLILAAVFAAARWYWVLLMLVAMTAVATQAAVSRLRKPIPGRHGIAGLALTLSTAAILAYVIGVVVQVRPWYEPQYVIPLAGMILGNAMTAAALAGDRLQSDLRARADEVEAMLSLGFSGREAVPPLVRAALRAAMIPTVNGMMTVGVVQLPGMMTGQILAGSSPLVAIEYQIVVVFMLAAGTAMASLIFVRLAVGRYLTPAHQLRRYML, translated from the coding sequence ATGAGCGCTCCGGCATCCGTCATCGACCTGTCGTACTGGCAGGTCGGCGTGGCCCTCGTCTTGGTCGCGGTGGTCATCGCGATCTCGATCCGGCAGTCGCTGGGACTCGAGCGCGATCTCCTCCTCGGCAGTCTGCGGACGATCGTCCAGCTCTACGCGGTCGGCCTCATCCTGGCCGCCGTATTCGCGGCGGCCCGCTGGTACTGGGTGCTGTTGATGCTGGTCGCCATGACGGCCGTGGCCACTCAGGCTGCCGTGTCTCGGCTTAGAAAGCCGATCCCCGGACGCCATGGAATCGCCGGGCTCGCTCTGACTCTCTCGACGGCCGCGATTCTCGCCTACGTGATCGGCGTCGTGGTCCAGGTGCGTCCATGGTATGAGCCCCAGTACGTGATTCCGCTGGCGGGCATGATCCTGGGCAATGCCATGACGGCGGCGGCGCTGGCGGGCGACCGGCTGCAGAGCGATCTCCGAGCGCGCGCCGATGAGGTCGAGGCCATGCTCTCCCTCGGCTTCTCTGGGCGCGAGGCCGTGCCGCCGCTGGTCCGGGCCGCCCTGCGCGCCGCCATGATCCCGACGGTCAACGGCATGATGACGGTGGGCGTGGTCCAGCTCCCGGGCATGATGACGGGGCAGATCCTGGCCGGCTCCTCGCCGCTGGTCGCCATCGAGTACCAGATCGTCGTAGTATTCATGCTCGCGGCGGGGACGGCGATGGCCTCGCTGATCTTCGTCCGCCTGGCCGTGGGGCGGTATCTCACGCCCGCCCACCAGCTCAGGCGTTACATGCTCTAG